The genomic segment CCAGCAGTGCTGGTAAAAATACAGAATTTGATTCACTATTTGCACAACCGCCAAACAACTTACTGCCAACGTCATCAAGAAACAACTCATTAAAATTTACGGCTGAGGATTTCGATTTCCCATTTAAAAGGCGAGATTCATCAGTTagaaattcaattgatgCTCAAAACTATACTTTGGGTCCTAGAATGTACCCGCGGGGATCGGGAACTAACTCTGCAGAATTAACACCAGACCCAACTGAAGTAGTCGATGAATCGTTGAAAAGAGATCACCATCAGCAATTTGCCAAGAGACAGAAAAGCTCGAAGGACATTAATAGCCGTCATGATGCTAGTACTACTGGCACTACTGCTGCCCGTAACACAAGcaacaataataaaaataataatgctGATAATGATACTACTACTGCTGCTTCTGCAACTGCTGCTGGCactaataatgataattcGACAGTAGCCATCAGTGCACATCCGGCAACAACAGCAAATTCGACCCCATCGGCAAATGTGCAGGTATCTCAAACTAGTGGTACAGGTCAAGATGGTATGGTTATGAATTCTACTCATGATGCCTTATCGAAGTTACAAAGTGGGATTTTAGATCCAAGTGTGGAACCATCATTAGATGATTCAAAACCATTGTTGGGTGTAACAAAGATCGATCaattgatgttgatgatcCAAGCTCGCAGAAAAGGCGTTACTGAAAAGATACTGACATCGTCAGATGGCGGATTAATCCTGGATGAAAATTCTGAAATCTTACCACCCTCGTCTCAATTGGTTGGTGGCGTAGAAAAGCCAAAGGGATCTCATGGTGTTAAGCAACACGAGTGTCCATATTGTCATCGTTTTTTCACCCAGAGTACTCATTTGGAAGTTCATGTTCGCTCTCATATTGGTTATAAGCCATTTCTTTGTGAATGCTGTGGTAAAAGGTTTACACAAGGTGGCAATTTACGCACTCATCAACGTTTGCACACAGGTGAAAAACCTTATGAATGTGAACTATGTGGGAAAAGATTCTCAAGAAAGGGTAATTTAGCAGCTCATATTGTAACTCATCAAAAATTAAAACCGTTTGTTTGCAAATTAGATGGTTGCAATAAAACTTTTACACAATTGGGTAACATGAAAGCTCATCAAAATCGTTTCCATCTGAATACTTTAAACGAATTGACTCAAAGATTAGCTGAAATGGATCCTCAAGAAGATATTGCACCCGATGAACGTGAGTTATTAGAATATTTCGCATCGTTATACAAAAATTCGAACAAAGGTATTAAAGGCAGAGGCAAAGGTAGCACTCGTGTCATTCCTTCAGATTTACAAGGACAACAGTCGGCCTCACCTTCAACTGTTACTCTTTCTGGAAGAAATGGccaaaattcttcagatCAGGGTTCGACTCCAACTGGAACGAACCATTCAACACCGCAACAACAACATACGCCTATGAATACTAATTCACAAACATTTTCACACCACCAACGTCATCCTCACTACCAATCACAACAAAGTGCTTTACATCAAACCAAGGACGATCCAACTGTTACCACTGCTACCGCCCACCAATTTGGTAACCCATTGGAGGCTAGGGTTTTAGATCCGAGGAAGTCTCATGCTACTATGAATCCTAGTACTGCTGCAGTAGCTGCAGTAGCTGCAGCCGCTGCTCCGCAACACACAAATGATCCTGTTATTAGTTATGGATATCCACCATTACAACCGCAGGCTAATCAACAGGGAGCTGACCCGACGGGTGCGGGTGCGCTACCTTCATTACCTTTGCAACCACCTTCATCAGGTTCACCAGCAAGTTCTGCTAATGGGTTTTCGTTTTCATTAGATCCACAAGCAGATCCAACAAGTGCTAATGGATATCCGAGACAGTTGCAAAGCCAAGTacattttaaaaatataaatTATAAGGGCTAGGGCTAGTCCCCAGCTACTTATTTTAAAATacatttacaaaaataCATATTTTGTCTTATAAgtaattttcttttattatcaTACTTCTACTAACCTCGGCTAACGCGTAAGTAAAGTCGTGTTTTTTGAAGAGTTCAAGTAACTTTTAAACCCATCTAAAAGAGTTCCTATTGATCTCGATCCATATAATAAAAAAGTACTGACAAGGGAGGCCCAAAAAGCCATGCGTTGTACATATTCACTTAGAGCCTCGTTGTCATCAACTGTTTTTACGACAAGGAAATCATTTGAACGACAGTTAGATAATTCACCAACTACAGCAtttcattactattgtCAATTACAACATGATCCAAGGATTAATAACGATTTGCAATGGAAGAAGTTCATGCGTAGAGAATGGGAAATGCTTTCACATACAAGGAAAAGGTTATACTGTGCATTTTATTTCCATTTTAAGGGTATAGATTATAAAAGCTTAAACAAATTTGAATTAGCTAAATTCCTTGAACTTCCAACACCTGCCACCAGTG from the Zygosaccharomyces rouxii strain CBS732 chromosome B complete sequence genome contains:
- the AZF1 gene encoding Azf1p (weakly similar to uniprot|P41696 Saccharomyces cerevisiae YOR113W AZF1 Zinc-finger transcription factor involved in induction of CLN3 transcription in response to glucose genetic and physical interactions indicate a possible role in mitochondrial transcription or genome maintenance) — translated: MDTSGCAMNDEKVGESAHHRILNNNHNEHNSSNNDGGTNVNRMGIDNNNGISSFQLPAQSSSSSLPQHQQQQQQQNQQYQRQQEQEEQQQYHHHHQQQQPQQQQQQQSQQPQQRPARQDSLSMFTNFTQPRFSTSLSSFLNLSERPSLSGGSGSGGGSGVPPTDLSQIGRGFSIVNNLWQPPPPPPSSQPAATVPNDPFMPPRFKTPTFSSSSSKPTGTANGSNNNNTNHSTQPPSQPSSKRNSLYFGSADAPELDFFNQNSSQKRDSIGTMKPPLIVPLGGGTSSAGKNTEFDSLFAQPPNNLLPTSSRNNSLKFTAEDFDFPFKRRDSSVRNSIDAQNYTLGPRMYPRGSGTNSAELTPDPTEVVDESLKRDHHQQFAKRQKSSKDINSRHDASTTGTTAARNTSNNNKNNNADNDTTTAASATAAGTNNDNSTVAISAHPATTANSTPSANVQVSQTSGTGQDGMVMNSTHDALSKLQSGILDPSVEPSLDDSKPLLGVTKIDQLMLMIQARRKGVTEKILTSSDGGLILDENSEILPPSSQLVGGVEKPKGSHGVKQHECPYCHRFFTQSTHLEVHVRSHIGYKPFLCECCGKRFTQGGNLRTHQRLHTGEKPYECELCGKRFSRKGNLAAHIVTHQKLKPFVCKLDGCNKTFTQLGNMKAHQNRFHLNTLNELTQRLAEMDPQEDIAPDERELLEYFASLYKNSNKGIKGRGKGSTRVIPSDLQGQQSASPSTVTLSGRNGQNSSDQGSTPTGTNHSTPQQQHTPMNTNSQTFSHHQRHPHYQSQQSALHQTKDDPTVTTATAHQFGNPLEARVLDPRKSHATMNPSTAAVAAVAAAAAPQHTNDPVISYGYPPLQPQANQQGADPTGAGALPSLPLQPPSSGSPASSANGFSFSLDPQADPTSANGYPRQLQSQVHFKNINYKG